One Aegilops tauschii subsp. strangulata cultivar AL8/78 chromosome 7, Aet v6.0, whole genome shotgun sequence genomic window carries:
- the LOC109753867 gene encoding polcalcin Phl p 7: MADDMERIFKRFDTNGDGKISLTELTDALRTLGSTSADEVQRMMAEIDTDGDGFIDFSEFISFCNANPGLMKDVAKVF, translated from the coding sequence ATGGCGGACGACATGGAGAGGATCTTCAAGAGGTTCGACACGAACGGCGACGGGAAGATCTCGCTGACTGAGCTGACGGACGCGCTGCGGACGCTGGGGTCGACCTCCGCGGACGAGGTGCAGCGCATGATGGCAGAGATCGACACCGACGGTGACGGCTTCATCGACTTCAGCGAGTTCATCTCCTTCTGCAACGCCAACCCGGGGCTCATGAAGGACGTCGCCAAGGTCTTCTGA